From the Vanacampus margaritifer isolate UIUO_Vmar chromosome 14, RoL_Vmar_1.0, whole genome shotgun sequence genome, the window tttttcacatgggggtggtaatattccgagaaaaaaactcgtacaatttataaagtcgcaaatttgcaagaaaaaaaactcacaaatttgcgactttttagtggcaaatttgcgactttagaaAGACTTTataaaatttgccactttattaaatGGCgaatttgtgagagaaaaaaactcaaatttgccactttataaagtgataaatttgcgactttatagtgacaaatttgtcactttgtaaagtggcaaatttgtgagaaaaaaactcacaaatttgtgactttataaagacTTTATAAAATTGGACACTTTACAcaagttttttctcagaatatcgcccgcaccctctaaaaaatatacatatttatacgtggccctaatacgccgtcatacaTTTCTATATAATACAGAGTGGTGATTTAATTGTGAAAACGCTCACCTGCCCTCATTGACCATGGTGGGGTTTCCGGCGCAGGTGAAATCCTCCACGTAGACGCCCACCGAACAGTTGAACGTCCTCAAGTCGGGTTTGCACACGTCCAGGAAGTGCGGCCGGAGGCGGCCGATGGAGTACTTGGCGATGTCGGTGAGCGACTGGCTCATGGCGGCGCCGAACAGGAAGGTGCCCACCGCCTTGTAGACGCGCGCCACGTAGCCGCCGTACGACGACTTGGACTGCAGGCGCTTGAGGTACACGCACAGGCACTCGCCGAATATCATCTGTCGGCACACGGAAAAAATCATGAGATTACACAAGGgtatggatttttgtttttcagcttTGAATATAGCAATAATGTCCTCTTTCTATCAAATTGTTAATTTTCAGTCTATGGTTGCCACTTATGGATAAGTGAAaacttacattattttaaaattctttgttattttttggaaacaGTTTgggtaaaaagtttttttttcttgacttaacagttcaaatgtttatttttttgttcacatcagtaccatttttttttaactgagcatttcatttaaacataaaatactGTCAACCATATTGAGGTACAGCTACATTGCTCAGATTCAGCGGCGTTGACCTAAACAAAATCCTATTGAAGTGTTTTGGGATCAGATTTTGTGGTACACATTGtatagttaaaatgattgattgacacactttttattggagcatttgattattttcagaAATGATCTACTcgccactgtaaaaaaaattcccgaATAAGATCAAGGGGTAAGAAAATCAAACAAGGTCTGAGGGTTTACTGACTGAGAGGATGCCCACTTAAAAGTGTTTATCAGcataataaacacaaacacagacacagAAAGTTGGACGCAGTGCTAACGGTTAGCCTCTGCTAGCCTGGCGATTTAATTGTTTGTAAACGTTTGTACTTTTATTGCGTACTtttgatgatgttgtttttagctTTTAAGATCAATATTGtcttactttttttgtatttcgaATGGTTctttaaacaatatttatttttcttttgccgTTGCAGCCCATTTAGGCAGCTAACTAGTTGAGCCTGACTTGACTTTGACAAGTTGCTAACATTAGAAAATATCCACTGCATCAAGTCGTATCGACTTGACATCATCGTAACCTTGATGATAAGAAGTTTCGATGGATTCCAGACAAAAGTGGCtgtgaaaataattcaaaagccTTGTAACGCAAAAGGAGTATTTGCTTAGTAAGGTTGTGCCGACGTCATTGAATGTTAGCTCTTGAAAAGATTAGCCGTTTGTAAACATGCCGTTAGCggggaggtggggtggggggggggctcagtTGACAGCCAGTGGTGCGTTAAGAGACAGGGATTCTCAAACTTTCAAAGGCCAATTATACATAACTACTGTGTGTGCCTCTATGTGCCGTAGGAATTAAACAGATGcctatatatattatacagaatttatccatataaaaaaaacatttttaaagggatactttactatttttttttattttcagcagtaaaaagtgaatatttttgtatataatgaATTAAGTAAGTTCATTATTTgtcatgtacaattaacacctttcaaaaggcattttttttgccacttgctgtagactgaaaatggcatcacgtGTTGAGGGCTCAGCttacaaccaatcatggctcaactTGTAAACGTTAGGTAAGGCGGGATTGGTTGTTTGTGgcaaaatgcctttttaaaggtgttaattgtacatggaaaataatGTTATCAAATTCATGATAGAAAACTTTACTGtactgctgaaaatcaaatttaaaaaattggaaattatttaaaaaaaataaaataatatatatttttttaaaatacgtatttaaaaaataaataaaattttaaaaaaaaatacatatttttttttttattaaaatgatcaaataaaaaatattgaaattattGAAAATTTGTTAAGTAtccctttttttcccaataacattaaatgctctctttttttctgagcaaattctgttttaaaaaaataaagttgttttataCCTTTTATACAGACATATTTATTCGCTCAAAATTTGAAtacgaatatatatattttttaaatataccttTTGTTCTCCGAGCTAAGCGAGGGAGGAATAATTGGTTTTGTTATCATTGTACCAGTCTCCAAATGTAGGTATgcaactattattatttttcaaataatacGGCATCACAGCTCCGGTTTTAGAAACACTGCTTTAGAACATAACGTAAAAAGCGTAACCAAACAGCAAATATAAAAgatcacatacaaaaaaaacaaaaaaaaatgcagtgatGCACTTACAGTGAGTATTGTGAGAGGAATCATGACACCTCCTAACAACTGATAGGAAATGGTGTCCTCTTTAAGCGGGTACTTGATTGACTCATCGCTACAGAAAAAGCCTCGGCGGAACGGTTTGTGTTGCGCGGTGAGTATTGCGAACGGGAGTCCAGCTAGCAGAGAAGcaatgagaaagagagagagaaaaaaaacaaacaaatgacaggTTATTAGATTAGAGCTACCCATGATGCAAAGCTGCTGTTGCATCTTCCAGGTGACGTTACGGGCTGCTGCAGCAGTGGCATCCTGCCCAAAAGCCTTGGGAAGACGTTGATGTTAGTggtttaaatgttaataaaaggAAGGCGttagaggtttttttttatttttttttatagaaagtGTGATGGGTCGGATGGTCATCCAGGCTTCCCGTGAGACGAAATAAGAGATATGGAACGCTGTCAGGAAGCTTCAGTGGCTCTTCCAAAAAGAACATTCCGGATATTCCATGGGATGATTAACAGCAGTGACTCATGTGAAGAAAAAGATTCCTGACAATCCATCACAAATGGGCCAGAAAAAAGCACACAGGACATTTTATGGTGTCTTTCGTTGACAAACACGTCCCAAAGATGTGTCCGATTACTACCAAATTGGAACAAGGCGTACTAGACCGACGACAGGCGATAAATTGTTATCAAATTGTGAGTTTTCGTTACAGGTTGTGGGCCGAGCTTGGCAGTGAAAGTTGGTGGTCCGCCAAGAAATGTGAATGTTGCAAATATTAGCATCCGGCACCGGTATGTCTGTCTGGTTGACATGAAGTCTGGCCTGCATGTGAAGCACTCAAGtagtcggccattttagttttaaaaggaaccccgactgtcatgacaagtttgctctatattatttatttggttgttacgaACAttactatgagattcatttttcaaaaatcatttccagtttaatccattttgtagaaactttatttggacgtatttccgtagcgttcctaaagggacgatcaaaactcttgaatgcgaatgacgagagcacggcgggggtcgagggtgactctcccgatcgcatgttctttctttaggaacgctacgaggcttaccttgctttctttggAGACGTTATTTGCGTCGCACTAAATGCGTTGCGACgcaaataacaatggcggcgtacgtccaaataaaggttctacaaaatgtattaaactggaaataatttttgaaaaatgaatctcatagttatgttagtaaccaccaaataaataatatagagcaaacttgtcatgacgtTAGCAGGGCTGGACCATCCTCGATTCCTCACGTAAAACTGTAGcatctgtgactttgaatgtgtgcacaggcggtcagccattttggtttgaaggtgCTGTTTTTCCCGTGATTTCAAACCTTATGTTAGCTATTAAGTGGACATCCTCATCACCTAGGGATGCTAGCATCCAGATAGCCTCAAAAGCTAAACGCATGCACTTGGTCGGTCACGTGGCGTCCCGGCCCGGGCCGGCCCGCTACTTACGCAGCTAATGGGCAGCGAGAAGCCCACCGTGTAGAGCACGGTGGAGGTGACGGTGCTGTGGTGGAAAGGGTACTTGATGCTGTCGTCGCTACAGAAAAAGCCCCTCTGGTAGGGACGGATCTTACCCAGGTTGAAGGCCGCCAGAGGCAGGCCCCCTGTGGAGGGAGGACACATGGTCAAAGGGAAACAAATTGTCAaatcaatgacaaaataaatagtaTTTGATGCCATCACTTGTTagcacattttcacaaactagCAATATATGACACTTCGTATTGGTTGCCATAACTAGGGGGGGTCATTAActcttcaagaaaaaaatagcaatgttgcaaaaataaagATTTCAGTCACATCATAGGGgtttttgtttacatgtatccatttaaaaaaaaaaaagataaaatattttattgcaacagtaccatttatttttcttgtaaaattgcattttttctttcactattttaatatactgtattactCATCTTACATTGTATTGGTTATTACCTAAATctagtattattttatttgtaatagtaAGATTTTTATCTGAATCTTTTGTTATGGACTATTACGACTTCAATACTGCAACATAACTTCTTTCATCATCTTTTTTGCTTGGCAGATTGCATATTTATACGCTTGGGAAAAAATTGTCATGAAACTaggattcagatttttttttttttcaacagtgaTATTTAAAGTATGAGAAAAATTATCTTGAAATTaccgtttttttccctcaatcttctaataaaaaatagaattaaataaaaaatagaatttgaTGTCAAAGACGACTAGAGCGTTaagttatttatatataaatatatatatatacagtatatatatatatatatacgcaatAACGTCTccaaagaaagcaaggtaagcctcgtagcgttcctaaagaaagaacatgcgatcgggagagtcaccctccacccgcgccgtgctctcgtcattcgcattcaagagttttgatcgtccctttaggaacgctacggaggtacgtccaaataaagtttctacaaaatgtattaatatatatatatatatatatatatatatatatatatatatatatatatattagatataGACAGCTATTATTATTTACAGctattattacaaattaattCCTGCGAAATTACGACTTTGTCCACATGACTTTGGAGAAACCCTTTGGTCATTTGACTTCCAAGTGAAATGATGGCAGCAGATTATTGCTGTATGTCTTTATCTAggaaatgcacacaaacactgCGTGTGTTTAATACACACGGGGAAaggattaattgtatttttaggcCAAATCAACATTTACAATGTGTGTGACATAATAACAAGCGAGTGATAAGCTTGTCAACTCAGCGCTCCCATTTGATAAAAGACCAGCGAGAAAGCCTCTTATGCAAGCAGGTCCAAAGTCCTCATGGAAACGTTGCGGTGATTTCTCGCCATCTTTGGCCCCTTTAACACAGACTGGCCTCAATTCAACTCAACTGTGGAGCACATTCTcttgctctttaaaaaaaaaaaaaaatgcagaagcGCATGACCCACTTGAGGACAACCGTTTCAGCTGTTGCCGTTTGATTGGACGTGGCAGCTGAAATGCCAGGGATCCTAAGAGAGAAACAGaagcagtgtgtgtgcgtgtatgtgtgtgtgcagcagACGTTTGGTAGAGTTTGCGACATGACtcagccaaaataaaaaaaactttttttttttatgtaatccaTGACACACAAAGCATGAGTCACTATTTggaacaattaattaattaaccatTTAAAGCCAGCATACCTTGCAATCACATCACATGCtgaacattacacacacacacacacacacacacacacacacacaataatcaCTGATTCATTCTATCTTTGCTAAGAGACAGGCTGCATCGCAACAATCGTCAATAGCGTAAGACTGACAGACTTTCGTTGAAAGACACAGTGGAGGTTTtatgttcttaactcattcattgccaatgacggctatagacgtcaaaaactcaaatttgagttatttctattagtttaaaaaaagaattttttgataaaaagagtatgaaaacctagaattttatatatataatgtgtgattaattgtgagttaactatagaatataaaaagaaaaaataataatattacaatgaATAAACTTGAATTTTGTAAAATCAAAGGAATAAGATTATATTGTTTTTAGAACAAAGTTGCAATTTTACAATTCACGTGAATTAAGTTTTAacattattcttgtaatatatattacatatttttttcctctgaatCAAGACTTTAATCAtgtaaaattttacttttttcttggaATGTTACCCTTTCTATTGTGATGAAGCTGGAGAACACGATTATTCCTTCTCTCATAGTTACTTTTCTCATAATAGATTCTGACTTAAATGGCATACAATAGTGGCTTTTTCTTGAAACATGTCTATTTTTGTCAGAATGACTTGATTTGAATAAAATTACACATGTGGAAAGAATAATCCTCTGaacattgtttattttcctCATAATAATATGACTTAATTGGTGCAAAAATGTCATAATACGTCTATTGTTGTAGAcaatagaccccccccccccctccacccatGACTTTTCCCTCATAATAACGACTTTATTGAAGCAAATTTAACAGCTTTGGTCTCTTTACCCCAGAACGTCTGTTGGAGTGACTGCAGTCGAAGCATTTGTATACAACGCAAACCAACCTTACCGCGGTAATTGTTATTACGGTTTTCGGCTTGTCCCCTCCGATAATATCGTCACACAAATCCGCTTAATTGGACTCAAGAGTAGCATATAGTCAAACATACCTAAAAAGAGGCAGACGACGTCGAGAATCACGAAAGGGATTCCTCTTGTCTCGAACATGTTGACTCCTGCCCGGTTGTCTCTCTCTACAGTCCGTGTTGTGGGTCGTCCACGGCGGGTAATAAAAGTGGGATGCTCCTCCTCGTCCGCCGAGGGAATTAATTACGGACGGTTTATGTTTATACTATCAAAAACACATAGAGACGGGAAGCTAACGCAGCCAAGGGGGTAACAACTAGCTCGGTACACAAGGTGAATTACTActacgacgacgacgacgttcCGCCTCACTCGCCCGCCTTCCTTTCATCATGCCCGGCCGAAAAGCAAGGCGTGGACTCCTTCCGAAACAGAACAAGCGAACTTCCGAGCGAAACGCCGAGGAGTGAAGCGAACACCTGCCCGAGGGGTGCCTGCCTGGCTTTGGGGTTGACGGGTGGGGGGGGAGTCGGTAGTCTCCAGAGGCGACCACTGTGTTACGTTCAGGAAACGTGGGGGGTCAGAGAACTAAGCGAAATTGTAATCACCGTTCGTCGTGTtaaatttaaatcaaatgtaaacaaaaacgtATTGTGGGCGTTTGTGTTTGCGCGCGTGTTGATTTAATAGCTGTTTCAACTTAGTGCTTGAATGGATTTCTGAATACGAATGATACACGGATGGATATGGTGGATTTTGTACTTTCTAACATTTTTCTTCGTCTTTGAATCCGACAGGATTTAAGTTCCCCGCAGTTGTCAAGTCATTGCCGCCACCTTGTGTTTAAGATGTAACATTACAATTACAGATACACAAAGCTACATTTTGCGTTTAGATGGTAATTTTAAGAGATACGGTCGTTATATCATGATTAAAAAGCCTGCATGTACATAACATAAATATGATTTGAggaaaaatggggggaaattgtaaaaaaggaaaaaaaagttaacagtTTACGTGAATAGGGTCAtagagttaaaaatatatagacTATCGTTTATACAATCACCGTTTATACAATACAATTTGAACAGTTTTAGAAGTCACAAGTTTCTGGAACAAAAATGGAATGTTAAAAGCTGCAGTTACGAGAATAACGTCTAATTACGAgggttaaaaaaatcattaccaTGTGCCTAAAATACATTAACATAACTGATTTTTTCTGTTAATACATCCATAATAACAAGGACAATGCTTGTAAATAAACAGATTCTGAATGCATTTATTAAAGTACAGTAATTCACATTGTGCATAAAATATATCTTGAAACATGCATCTATCGTTCCAAgaataacaattttaaacacaataaaaattgttcaCATCTTTGGTCAAACGCCGCAATTGCATCGGAGAGATTAGTTTGACGAGCGGGCAATTTATTTGCGCCCATTTTAATGCACGGAACTATAAATATGACGTGAAAGTAGTAAAGTACAAGTGCATAAACAATAAAAGGACGTGTCAAATATCACATTACATCTTGTTAGACGTATTCACCGTTAGAAACACAACCGGTTGCACAGCCTGTTTGTCATGTTCtaccataccccccccccccccccccccgtcataAAACGTCACCGTAAATTGGAATGAATAAAAGAACATTTCTGACAATTAAAAGGCTAATTCTGGTATTCCTAAACACAAACGTTTATTCTTGAAAACATCGGAAACGGACTTCCTGGAATCTGTATTATGATTTATACTGCCCCCTAATGGCCAAGGGGCGCAAACCAGCAGCACGCGGTCAATGAGCAGTGAAGCGCGAAACCATAATACATAAACTGAGGGAatatccagagccactttcaaacCACAGCAGAAACACCCACACCCTCCCACTGGTGCCACACTCTTGCAATCAcatcaaagccaaaaggtaagcagagctgcaacgAGTATTGTTGGATGTACAGATTAGCTTTTGCTTCTGATAAGTGGCACATACTCGATTGCATCTTTAGGACACCTTGGACTGTTtaaatgtctctttttttttaaaacaaaaacaaaaaaataccagaATTCCCTTTTAAGTCAGGGTTTCCCAAACATGTTCATCTCAAGACACCAAATTATATACCATGGGTAGACCTATATAGCATGtaaactaattttttttttttaaaaaaaactcaaatttatatACAAATATGATCAATAAAATTTGGTTCCCGAGCCTCAGTTTGGGCAACTCTGCTTTGAGTCAAcgtcaataattaataaatgttgCTGAAAATGGGTTACATTGAGTGTAAAAAGGAGTATCGTAATAACTGTACACTTTGCTATTTACATCATATTACACATAAATACAAGAGTGATGATAATAgtataaataaagttatatAAAAATATGCTTGGCAAGGCCATTGGAGGAGTTAAGCCTCCTGTTAAGgtgtgggtcaaactgacccatttgAAAAtctagagagagaaaaaatctaCTGGATGTGGTggtattttttcccttttatttcTAATAGAATTTGTGTTGATACACATAACGTGTGCTGATGATTAAATACAGCGGGTCATATTGACCCATGAACGTTAATTAAAGAAATGAAAATGCAAAGCAAACCCCAAAACGGTTGAATTTATTCTGCtggccttgttttgttttgttttcaattagaATTTGTATTGTATCcctatgtttttgtgtgtgattaaaTGTAAACACTAGTCGTCCAATAactgaaaaatggaaataaagtaCGGCAATCTaaattatctcttttttttaacataaaccaCAGTTAcataaagattattattattttatgattaAAATGCACAGTAGGTCCTTTTATCCACACAAACATGAtttgtcaaaaagaaaaaaacgaggGTCCCCCCAACTGGtcaaacatatatatttacatatattatGTAATAATGTCAAGAGCATAAGCAGTCTTGTtttttcgtttgtttttttaaaaatatatatccttGCGAGTAGAAATCTTTTTTTAGTGATTATAACGGAAACGGAATGGGGAATTAATaagcttcggcttcatcccctcagccctttttcttttcgggtattgtccgaaaggaaaacaaacaaacaataaaatgaaaggaaaatttaAAAACCAATGCTTTCACCCCAACTTTTTATACAtaattgaaatataaaaaatgacaggtcagtacatactgtacaacaGGAAGTCCTTCATTCCACTCACCTGCTGTTCACTTTCCATCCACTAGACGGCTCTATTTCCCAACAAATGAACGCAAACGTCATAGACGTGTGGTTGCTCTATTACGTTAAGTTTCATGTCTTTTTGGcgttctgttgttgttgttgcgttTTCTGCTTGCGTAGGTGCTCGTCAATGTCTTTGTGGAAAAAGAGCATGCCCAGTTGTCCGTGCGACGCCTCGTTCATTGCCTTGGACTGCATACACATGCGGTACTGCTCGGGAGCCAGTTCGTCGGCGCAGTGCTTCTCGTGCCACAGGTGGAAGAGGCCGCGTGATGGCGCTCGCACCACCAGGAGGTTGCTGTGCAGGTACTTGCGGTACAGGTGCACGTCCTCGCCGCCCCAGCCCTTGATGTCGATGTCGAAACCTCCTGCAGGTAAGACGAGAACACGTATGTATCTTTCCCAATCGCCTGACTATTGTGTAATATGTTAATTGATGTTGATGTGACGCTATTGACAATTtcaaacatccgggcatttctgatacttCCGCAATGCGTCTGATACTTCCGCAATGCAACGGCTTGCTTTACATTACACGGCGTAAACacgcgtattgtattgcttttactTGTGACTAGCGTACAAACGGaacagattgttatagtagtcaaaccacattgcatcacattttgaagaaaacatcacaaatcaaattacaatgatcccaAATTCTAATGTTTTTCAGTGAGTTGACTGCCATTTTATAATGTGACGTAAACTCTAAATTGTCAATTAAATATGTTAACGTGTAATGCAGTAGTGTTCAAACTATGGTCCGGGGGCATATACTAAAATGAAATCTGCTACTAAATAATTGGTTTACGCAAAGACACAATtaacaattaaacaaatgacatttctcttcaaaacaccgtggtgaataaagataatttttacaagcaaaaatagtttactccactttctgctctgtgtcaaTGTCCAAATTGTGAACATATCGTATGAATGATTCCCAAGTAACTGCTTGAAAAATGGTCTGGTTAGGACAGATTTCtcctgttttggttctgaatatTGTGATGAGATTCAGCTGCTGTGCAGTGCAGGGTCTGATATTTTCTGGTTGGTTACAGGGTCTCAACCACCCTGAAATCTTgtaaaatcctaaactatttgccttatAGAAAGCTGTTCGGGTAGcagctaaaataaaacaacaaaaaaccttgaatatataaaaaatgttaagattTTTGGTGGTGTGCTTGATaaagttaagtaaaaaaaaaaaaaaaaatcaaagtggcCCTTCcatccttcaattttttttgtatgtggcaCTCGGACAACAAAAAAGTATGGACACCCCTGGTGTAATGTAACTGAACAGATGTTTATTATGTTAGCATAGCATTAGCGTAAAATCTGCACCATTGCCATGAAGTCAGATTTACTAGAGATGCTGGATGTTCCAAATGGAACAGTTGCCTGTGGAACCTTTCATCATTACCTATGTTGATGAAATCCGAGCGGTACTGGCAGGTCATGCCAAATCCAAAATCTCTCCAGAAGCCCGTGTCTTTCTTCATCACCTGAGAAGACAGGAAGTAAAGCTAAAAAGCCCACAGGGGAGTTACTTTCAAGGCCTCCTTGCTGCACTATAGATTAGCACAACTCAAACGTATTCCCCCGCGGCTAaaagaagagtttttttttgttgtttttttgctttatggGTATGTTTTACCAGCTGTTGCTCCACTGGCGGGATGTGCTCGGGGCCACTGTAGATCAGTTTGGGATTGTACTGGCTGAATAACACGGGATAGAAGACTTTTTTACCTGGAATGAGAGAAAGGTATTATGCTCGCTGGTATTTTCGTGGCCTTAGATACACGTGAAGGTAGAATTTACCGGACTGAGCGTTGAGTCGGCAAGATCCGAGAAAGTCGGCGGTGAAGTAGATGTCCACGTCGCAGAAGAAGAGCAGCACGTTGCCGCCCTTCCATGCCCTCGCCCCGACGTCCAGACCCCGACCTCGGGAGAACTCCTCGTCCAGCTGCAGGAGAGTGTAGtttttgaagttggcctccCTGCAGAGTGATAGGAAGCGAGTGGGCGGTTTTGAGAGGCTTTGAGAAAAACTCCAGCCTTTATGGAACTGCCAGTATGGAGGAAACAGTTTGACTGGGCTATGCCGTTGGACAGATTGGTAAAGTCATTCGAACGTATTGGTAATGTAGcccaaatgctaaaaacgtaGCATAGTTAGTACGCTGTGGCATTAGAgggaatttttaaaaatgtttttagcatttagcctacggTTTACCGATACGTTCAAACGACATAGTCCAATGAAAACTGTTtgctccacattggcagttccacacttccGTAAAGGTACGAGTGGAAATCGCAAAATCGTGATGTAGCTTTCGTTGTTGCGAGATAGCCGCATTAGCTACGTAACTAGCATGACGTCAAAGCAGCAGAAATGCCTCAAAACTAAAACCGATAGTGAACTTATTTTCCAttcatgaattcatttattCAACTTTTCTCCCTGTGGAACCAATCCTCAGAGGCTCTTTCTGTAGCACTCTTagatgtcacaagatggcgccaaagcttTTGTTCATCGGAGAGTAGTATTAGGTATAAAGGAAGAAGTCACCGTTTTCTAATAGCCTTCTTAGGAGAAGGAGGAGCTAAGTTTAGCCTGGGATTTTAGCGCACGTTATGTCGACATACAATACATAGCAGCATCCTTAACAATATCATAATTTCAGCCTACACAAGCCTCCACTTTGAACCTGAGAAAACCCAGACAAAAAACTGTaaacaaataattcatttaagCAATGTTTGTTGTGGCTGATTTTGCCTTACATTGTTATTGTGTataaacaactattttaattaaagtgacatttttgggcaacaTCTGAATTTGTACATTcctaatattatatttttgttgatttgccatttttttaaatttgctcaCTAATTACTCTGTACTTGAGTAGTGTATACATTGACTACTTCCTCAAGTTACAGTACTTACTCGAGTCACATTATTCTAAAGTAAGTACCGTTTTAGGGACATGTTTGCGCGTCGTCACCGGGTCACCATCAAAAAGGGTTCCCACAGCTGAGCTTCAGCAGACGGCGCCGTTCTTTGGGAATCTCAAACCAGGCGACGACGGCGAAATCGCAGGAGAATGCGTAAACAGCTGCCACAGCTGTGATGTAGCCCCGAGGCCAAATAATTGATGCGGTGAGTGACTAATGCTGAGCTCATACGGGCTTTACATGAGAgaaagaggagagagagagagaaatggacCCCCCACCTTTGTCGGGTGTCTGGTGAACCGGTGGAAAAACGTGTTCAAGGAACTGCACTGCTAATGGCCATTAAAAGACAAAATGCAACGTTGTCTTCTGAGTCCGGAATTTAGTGGCCTGACA encodes:
- the plpp1a gene encoding phospholipid phosphatase 1 isoform X1 — its product is MFETRGIPFVILDVVCLFLGSLAFQLPRPIKRQQLKRLSSRGLPLAAFNLGKIRPYQRGFFCSDDSIKYPFHHSTVTSTVLYTVGFSLPISCMIFGECLCVYLKRLQSKSSYGGYVARVYKAVGTFLFGAAMSQSLTDIAKYSIGRLRPHFLDVCKPDLRTFNCSVGVYVEDFTCAGNPTMVNEGRLSFYSGHSSFSMYCMLFLALYLQARMRVEWARLLRPTIQFFLIAASVYTGLSRVSDYKHHWSDVLTGLLQGALMAILVVFFVSDFFKQPLEARKEADIPHTSLQETPTNGNHFESPN
- the plpp1a gene encoding phospholipid phosphatase 1 isoform X3, which gives rise to MFETRGIPFVILDVVCLFLAGLPFAILTAQHKPFRRGFFCSDESIKYPLKEDTISYQLLGGVMIPLTILTMIFGECLCVYLKRLQSKSSYGGYVARVYKAVGTFLFGAAMSQSLTDIAKYSIGRLRPHFLDVCKPDLRTFNCSVGVYVEDFTCAGNPTMVNEGRLSFYSGHSSFSMYCMLFLALYLQARMRVEWARLLRPTIQFFLIAASVYTGLSRVSDYKHHWSDVLTGLLQGALMAILVVFFVSDFFKQPLEARKEADIPHTSLQETPTNGNHFESPN
- the plpp1a gene encoding phospholipid phosphatase 1 isoform X2, producing MFETRGIPFVILDVVCLFLGGLPLAAFNLGKIRPYQRGFFCSDDSIKYPFHHSTVTSTVLYTVGFSLPISCMIFGECLCVYLKRLQSKSSYGGYVARVYKAVGTFLFGAAMSQSLTDIAKYSIGRLRPHFLDVCKPDLRTFNCSVGVYVEDFTCAGNPTMVNEGRLSFYSGHSSFSMYCMLFLALYLQARMRVEWARLLRPTIQFFLIAASVYTGLSRVSDYKHHWSDVLTGLLQGALMAILVVFFVSDFFKQPLEARKEADIPHTSLQETPTNGNHFESPN